From Cotesia glomerata isolate CgM1 linkage group LG2, MPM_Cglom_v2.3, whole genome shotgun sequence, a single genomic window includes:
- the LOC123258850 gene encoding uncharacterized protein LOC123258850 yields the protein MNPQIICLVLLLTVGFSHGQSSMFNQFNPIADNSSAQNDNSTSETNNATNSTNDQNQQQQPNMGKTFEENNEAIKKTMNSMMNVGKAHVDAAKTIAETGIKVGNSFPQLGSKLMGQMSNSNSQKNGPMGGFGFFK from the exons ATGAATCCTCAAATTATTTGTCTTGTCCTTCTTCTGACCGTCGGATTTTCGCATGGCCAGTCTTCGATGTTCAATCAGTTCAATCCAATTGCAGACAACTCTTCG GCACAAAATGACAATTCAACTTCTGAAACTAATAACGCAACTAATTCAACCAATGACCAAAATCAGCAacag caACCAAATATGGGTAAAACTTTCGAAGAAAACAACGAAGCTATAAAAAAAACCATGAACTCAATGATGAACGTCGGAAAAGCCCATGTTGATGCCGCTAAAACTATAGCTGAGACAGGAATAAAAGTGGGAAATTCTTTTCCGCAACTCGGCTCAAAACTTATGGGACAGATGAGCAACAGTAATAGCCAAAAAAACGGACCCATGGGGGGTTTTggattctttaaataa